Below is a window of Sylvia atricapilla isolate bSylAtr1 chromosome 17, bSylAtr1.pri, whole genome shotgun sequence DNA.
TTGCTGgttcccttttttctgtttccttaaaagtggaaaagcaaacaaaaagttgTTAAATATCCCAGCTGCTGCTACAGTGTCAGCCAGGGACTCTGGCCAAGGGAAGTGACCAGGTGACAGCCTGGCATGACTTCCtcacagcagggatggagccaaAGAGGAGCACAagaggggcagggaggtgggTATGGGGTGGAAAGAAACCCTGGAccatcccagggctgagctgaaaTGTGATGTCCTCCCCAAGGGGACCTCCAGCCTCGTCCCTGTGAGCTGGGGGCGGCTTCTTGcacccctttcccagctcctgctgctgtcccacccTCATGGAAGTGGCTGCAGTCTGTCTACTGTGAGATGGGGAGGTCACTCCAAGGGCCCCAGAGGGACTGGCGCTGTGTCCCCCCATGATGCCCCCCTTCAAGAAATCCTCCTCATTGCCCTCCTTTCCAGCCCCTGTGTCCCAAAAGCAGGGTGGCTCTGTGCAGAAGTGCAGTGCTGCGCTCTGTGCTGGTCACTCAGGAGCCCAAGGATGGTGTGGGATGTTCTGTTGGCACCCAAGATCAGCTCCgtcaggagcagggctgctccagagctctccccctgcctgctgcctgccagcagtgGTGCTCTGGGGGTTTTGCTGCAGCACAGTTTGGGTCAGGGGACTGAAATACCGTGTTCTGGTTTCCCTGCTGTCTGCCTGGCActggggcagcactgggcaCAGTGTGGGGTTCCCTGTTTGGTGTGTGTTGGTCCCAGTGCAGTGTCCCCCCCTCGGGACTCCTTGTGCCCTCTGCTTCCAGGCTGCTTCAGCTTGGCCACAGCAACAGAGGAACTTTCTGCGGCTGCGGGGCTGCGAGCCAAGGCTGGGCCTTTCTCCAGATCCTCCAGATCCCAGCTTCCTCTTCCTTGCCTGCTGTGGACACAACCAGCCCCTCAGAGCACAGGTAAGACTTTTATCCTGGAGTGTCACAGGGCTGGGTGACAAGGAGGCATCTCAGAGGAAAGGAgggggctctgcctgctggaCCTTGGGTCTGGGTCAGCCTGGGTGGCTGTCTTGGCACAGCCCCCTCTCAGGGGTGATCTCTGTCCATGGGATacccagcatggccagctggagcaggaggggctCATCCCAGGGGTGTCCCCCAGCTGGAGGGGCTGAGCCCCCTGTGAGGTGAAGCTTGGAGAGAGAATTCAAGCGCTGCCGTGGGGTGTGGGCTTGGCAGGGTGAGCAGAGGGGTGTGATGGCTCGTTTGGAGGCAGTGAGAGGTGTTTTGGCTGGTGGTTTGGGCTGTGCAGCCTGCCCTGACTACACCAGGGGCTCAGGGGCAAAACCCTAAAAATCTGCTGGTACGTGTTTCTGGCCAACTTGACAATATCCAGCGCAAATCCttgacaaacaaaataatttgtgacaaaataatttgtgaCAAACAAGACAATTTGTGAGctgcctttcctcttctctcatCTCCTGGGAGCCCACATCCCATCTCCCGGGCATGTGAAAGCCGCGGGGATCTGGCTGGCGGGGCCACACGTGTTTGTCCCCGCCGTGTCACCCGGCAGCGTGCCCGGCCATGGCCGGCCGCCTTCGGCACCGCTCCAGCCCCGAGCTGTAAAACCCGCCCCGGGCTGAGCAAACAGCGGCGCCGGGGCAATGTCTGGCCCCTGCCCCTTGCCCTGCGGTGTGACCGAGCTCGGGGACCCGGGGACACCGGCACGGCCCCTCGGACgccacctctccctgctgtgtcccGCAGGCTCGGCGGTGGGTGAGGACACGACACGCAGCGAGGTCCCACGGGACACCAGGTAATGCCCGCCCCGGGTCACAGGACAGGTGTGCACggggcacctggggacaccggggctGCGGGGACAACGAGGATGGAGGAGGGAGTGGCACAGCCTGTTCTGGGATCGTCCGGAGAGAGCCCATCGCTGCTGCTGCATCCTAGAAATGGGaagggacactggggacagccctgtccctccccagagCCTCGGGGCTCCGCACCGAGCCCGGAGTGGGCTGCGGGGGGGCCCGTGGGGAGCAGCTGGTGACTCCACCgcccctccctggcacagcatcCGTTGTCAGGCCATGGCAGCCCAGCCTGTCGGGGGCCAGAAGCCCTTCCACGTCGTTTCGCCAGTCCTGGAGAGCCTGCCCCTCTCCAAGGCCGTGGGCACCAAGGTCTTCATGAAGCTGGAAAACGTCCAGCCCTCGGGATCCTTCAAGATCCGGGGCATCGGGCACCAGTGCCAGGATGTGAGTGTGGGCATGGCGTGTGcagggggctgctcctgccctcacGGGGGGCACAGTGGGGGGACACAGCCGCCCCCTCCCCTCTTTGTCTCCTGCCTTTCAGGCTGCCAAGAAGGGCTGCCACCACTTCGTCTGCTCCTCAGGTAACTCCATCCCGAGCCGGGGGGATGCTTTCCTGAGGAATGTGGGGATGCACAGGGGGTGGAGCCGTGCCTGACTCCGGCTTCCCGCAGGAGGGAACGCGGGGCTGGCAGCGGCGTACGCGGCccgggggctggggctgcccatCACCGTGGTGGTTCCCAGCAGCAGCGGCCCCACCCCCGTGCGCAAGCTGCAGGACCTGGGGGCCACGGTCGAGATCTATGGCAAGGTACCCCCAAAAGTGGGCTCTGGGGGGGTCTGGGGGGGGCTGAGCCTGACCTCACCTGCTCATTGGTGCTTGGCAAACCTCATCCCGAAATGTCCCTCTCCTGCACCTCAGGATCACAGCAGGGTCACCCTGGGAACCCTGTGctggtgtcccccagccctgcagtgacaggggacCCATCCCAGGGTTGTAAGGGCTCCATGGAACCCTGCTGAGCCACCCCTTTGCCCCCACCCAGGTGTGGGATGATGCCAACAGGAgagcccaggagctggctgAGACAGAGGGCTGGGTCAACATCCACCCCTTCGATCACCCCTTGGTGTGGTGAGTGCTGCCAGGACTCGGCTCCTGCCCCCGGTCCCCGTCCCCGGTCCCCAGGATGCATCCTGCTGCCCCTCACTCTGCAGGGAGGGTCACTCCAGCCTGGTCCGGGAGCTGAAGGACTCTCTGGAGGCCAAACCAGGCGCCATCGTGGTGGCGGTGGGTGGCGGGGGGCTGCTGGCCGGTGTCGTGGCCGGCCTGCACCAGGTGGGCTGGCAGGATGTCCCCATCGTCGCCGCCGAGACGCTGGGTGCTCACAGCTTCCACGAGGCGCTCAAAGCCGGCCGGCTCGTCACCCTGCCCGACATCACCAGGTGAGCAGCCAGGCGTGCAGCCAGCCGGCGGGGCTCAGCGAGGTGTCCTCGCCTTGACCGccttgtcccctcctgtcccagcGTGGCCACGTGCCTGGGGGCCAAGACGGTGGCGGCGCGGGCGCTGGAGTGTGCCCGGGAGTGCCAGGTCATCTCGCAGGTGGTGGAGGACACCGAGGCCGTGCGGGCTGTGGAGCAGTTCCTGGGTGAgccggggtgacagggacaccgCCTGACCTCGGGGCTGGCTGGAGTCAGGGCGCTGTGCCCCAACCCTCCccctgggggtgtccccaaTGTcgccctgccctgtgcccgcAGATGACGAGCGGCTGCTGGTGGAGCCGGCGTGCGGGGCGCCGCTGGCCGTGCTCTACTCGGGGCGGCTGCAGCGGCTGCAGCGAGAGGGGCGGCTGCCGACCCCGCTGGGCTCCGTGGTGCTCGTGGTGTGCGGCGGCAGCAACATCCACACGGCCCAGCTGCGGGCCCTGAAGAGCCAGCTGGGCATGGAGTGACACCCGGCCCGGccagggggtgtgacacagcccGGCTGGCACGCTCTGCTGGCTTTCCTTCCGAGATCATCCAAATAAAGCCTGGGGACGCGGGGCCGGGCTCCTCACGCAGCCTTGTGCAGCGCACGGCGCCCACGCAgggatggggaaactgaggcacgggggGTCGCACTGCAGGCGGGGATGGAGCCAGGGTGGGACCTGTGCGGAGGGTGAGACTGGGGTCCGCACATCCCAATTTTCCCCTGGGACGTGTCAGGTATCCTCCCTACAACCCTCTGCTGCCTCCCGCTGCTCCTCGCCGGGCTGTTTGGGCTGCCGCTCCCCACCGCAATTAGCAAACGCTCCGTCTCTGACTAATTACTTTGCTACTGTCTTTATGCATTATTATTGTAGTGATTATTAATTAATACAATCTTCTGCCGTTCCTGCCACGTTGGCTGTGGCCAGACGAGAACAACCCTCTTGTGACGGTGATTTATCCGCGAGGATCCTCGGCCGGGTTTAACACCTGCGGGCTCCGAGGTGCTCTAAGGCGTGGAGGGGATATACCCCATCCTAGACCCCCTAAGATCCTTTTACCCCTCATCCCactctttttcctgttctcctttCACCCAGGCTTTCCTGCTCTCCCACGTTtcctctctgcagtgctgtgttcgCTTTTAGCCCTTTGCTGTGGCGCCTcctggggtttggttttttgtatcCTCCCAACatttctcccctctccttcctcccattCGGGGCGATGCGGGATTTCGCTCCTGCTGGTGCTCCCCAGCTgagcctgtgccctgtgctctgcgATGTTGGGCAGGGAGAGAAACCTTTTGTAGTCCCCAAACCTCACTCATCCTCCTGCCTTTTGGAGCAGAAGGAACCAGCTCACCCACAAAACCCTTTCCCCTGACCTGGCTGCCAACCCCCAGAAacccttccctgccctcagccccttGGCCCTACACCTCGCCGCCTCCCCAGGTGCTTCGTGGAGGCCAAACCCCCATAAATCAAAACTCTGTCACTCCATCGTGAGCAATACCTTATGT
It encodes the following:
- the SDSL gene encoding serine dehydratase-like; translation: MAAQPVGGQKPFHVVSPVLESLPLSKAVGTKVFMKLENVQPSGSFKIRGIGHQCQDAAKKGCHHFVCSSGGNAGLAAAYAARGLGLPITVVVPSSSGPTPVRKLQDLGATVEIYGKVWDDANRRAQELAETEGWVNIHPFDHPLVWEGHSSLVRELKDSLEAKPGAIVVAVGGGGLLAGVVAGLHQVGWQDVPIVAAETLGAHSFHEALKAGRLVTLPDITSVATCLGAKTVAARALECARECQVISQVVEDTEAVRAVEQFLDDERLLVEPACGAPLAVLYSGRLQRLQREGRLPTPLGSVVLVVCGGSNIHTAQLRALKSQLGME